In Erpetoichthys calabaricus chromosome 11, fErpCal1.3, whole genome shotgun sequence, the DNA window GTAGATAGCTGAAGTCATGTAACTTAAAAGTAATTGTTCAAAGTGCAATTAAAGGTATGAGCAGACTCTTCATATTTAAACACTTTGCATTAGCACCAGCAACAAACAGTTTTTGAGATGCTATTTCTCATCTGTCATTGACATTTTGCCACAAGTTTTGACTTGCTCATATATgaaaaattgaaagtaaattaatcTCAGTAAATTTGGCGTTTTTgattataataaatacaaaaaaaatgcttgCTTGATGTTAATATaatcttttctttatatttttaggaGGAAAATGGTTGATTTTGGACAATGGTGTTCTGAATATCACTACGGTGACTTTTGAAGATCGAGGCAGATATACTTGCATAGCATCCAGCTCTTCTACCTACTTTAACTACACCATCACCCTACGTGTAGCCTACACACATGGTGGTATGGGTTTGTACTTTGTTATTGTATGCCTTGTAGCTTTCACTATTACGATGATCCTTAACATTACTCGTCTTTGCATGATCAGCAGTCATTTgcgtaaaactgaaaaagctattAATGAGTTCTTTAGGACAGAAGGGGCAGAGAAGCTTCAGAAGGCCTTTGAGATTGCCAAACGTATCCCAATAATCACTTCGGCCAAAACTCTTGAACTGGCAAAAGTCACACAGTTCAAGACTATGGAATTTGCCAGACACATCGAAGATCTTGCAAGAAGCATTCCACTACCGCCGCTTATCTTAAACTGCAGAGCATTTGTGGAGGAGATCTTTGAGGCAGTCCGTCTGGAGGATCCAGATCAACCCCGAGAatctgaagaagaaaaagttGCTATCAAAACTGCCCCCCAGGGAATATACACAATTGAATCTGAAATGCACAGTAACTTCTCTCCAAGAGCTGATTTAGAAAGTGATGTCTTCAACAAAGAGGTTCAGGAAATTGCAGTCGAAGTGTcagttcattcttcttcttcttctagaaACAAGGGCTTAGACACTGTTTCGAATagcagttcagaaaatgaatgtagcAGTTCTAATCAGGTAGATAGCATTATTTATGAAAGTCACATATAGAATAGACAGGTCATAGTCGAGTTAAAGCATGAATCACACGTGTGTCCTTTACCTTTTtaaagtgtatatattttttttgcacacactttttatt includes these proteins:
- the LOC114660317 gene encoding microfibril-associated glycoprotein 3-like, with product MTLKQKNGAMFWIFCVCTFVSFALECEAFNDTHNLDGEFMQHKWSIPVHLLAGLQAHRDIIAKEGSSALIECNLTGNHYDDILWYNSKGHILDEERGGGKWLILDNGVLNITTVTFEDRGRYTCIASSSSTYFNYTITLRVAYTHGGMGLYFVIVCLVAFTITMILNITRLCMISSHLRKTEKAINEFFRTEGAEKLQKAFEIAKRIPIITSAKTLELAKVTQFKTMEFARHIEDLARSIPLPPLILNCRAFVEEIFEAVRLEDPDQPRESEEEKVAIKTAPQGIYTIESEMHSNFSPRADLESDVFNKEVQEIAVEVSVHSSSSSRNKGLDTVSNSSSENECSSSNQVDSIIYESHI